The following are from one region of the Osmerus mordax isolate fOsmMor3 chromosome 1, fOsmMor3.pri, whole genome shotgun sequence genome:
- the sumf1 gene encoding formylglycine-generating enzyme isoform X2, which translates to MLCYVAFHAFFLMICTASVQVVEVRSNDPTPTEPEAQSCGCHNLKRDVLVTTDSHASEDPAVKYLQTTNEKPTLSTKGGEKSVSDSQMVLISGGEFLMGTDNPCIPPDGEGPQRSVNLEPFFMDVHEVTNHQFKSFINATGYVTEAETFGDSFVFDGVLSEATKSQISQAVAAAPWWLPVKGADWKHPEGPDSSITDRTDHPVLHVSWRDAVAYCSWAQKRLPTEAEWEHACRGGLKDRLYPWGNKLTPKGQHYSNLWQGDFPTHNSGEDGYIKTSPVMSFPANGYGLYDMVGNAWEWTSDWWSVHHTADRQHNPKGPPSGTDKVKKGGSYMCHKSYCYRYRCAARSQNTPDSSASNLGFRCVSQEPP; encoded by the exons ATGTTATGCTATGTTGCGTTTCATgcgttttttttaatgatttgtaCAGCTTCTGTTCAGGTTGTTGAAGTAAGATCGAATGATCCAACCCCGACAGAACCGGAGGCACAGAGCTGTGGCTGTCACAACCTGAAGAGAGATGTGCTTGTGACAACTGACAGTCATGCATCTGAAGACCCTGCTGTCAAATACTTACAAACCACAAATGAGAAGCCAACACTCAGTACTAAAGGTGGAGAAAAATCAGTTTCTGACAGTCAG ATGGTCCTGATTTCTGGAGGAGAGTTCCTGATGGGCACAGACAACCCTTGCATCCCGCCGGATGGGGAAGGACCCCAGCGCAGTGTCAACCTGGAGCCTTTCTTCATGGACGTCCATGAAGTCACAAACCACCAGTTCAAGAGTTTTATCAATGCCACAGGCTATGTCACTGAG GCAGAGACATTTGGAGACTCATTTGTTTTCGATGGAGTGTTAAGTGAGGCAACCAAAAGCCAAATCTCACAAGCT GTTgctgctgccccctggtggttgCCTGTCAAAGGGGCAGACTGGAAGCACCCTGAGGGCCCAGACTCCAGCATCACAGACAG GACGGACCACCCTGTACTGCATGTGTCATGGAGGGATGCTGTGGCGTACTGCTCCTGGGCCCAGAAGAGACTGCCCACAGAGGCAGAGTGGGAACACGCATGCAGGGGTGGCCTGAAGGACAG ATTGTATCCTTGGGGAAACAAGCTGACACCTAAAGGGCAACACTATTCAAACCTCTGGCAGGGAGACTTCCCCACACACAACTCTGGAGAGGATGGTTACATTAAAACCTCACCG gtgatgtcatttcctgccAATGGCTATGGCCTATACGACATGGTGGGAAATGCCTGGGAGTGGACATCTGACTGGTGGTCTGTACaccacactgcagacagacagcacaaccca AAAGGCCCACCATCAGGCACAGACAAGGTGAAGAAGGGAGGCTCGTACATGTGCCACAAG TCCTACTGCTACAGATACAGGTGTGCAGCCCGGAGCCAAAACACCCCAGACAGCTCTGCTTCCAACCTGGGGTTTCGCTGTGTCTCCCAGGAACCACCCTGA
- the sumf1 gene encoding formylglycine-generating enzyme isoform X1 has product MLCYVAFHAFFLMICTASVQVVEVRSNDPTPTEPEAQSCGCHNLKRDVLVTTDSHASEDPAVKYLQTTNEKPTLSTKGGEKSVSDSQMVLISGGEFLMGTDNPCIPPDGEGPQRSVNLEPFFMDVHEVTNHQFKSFINATGYVTEAETFGDSFVFDGVLSEATKSQISQAVAAAPWWLPVKGADWKHPEGPDSSITDSESGCGSRTDHPVLHVSWRDAVAYCSWAQKRLPTEAEWEHACRGGLKDRLYPWGNKLTPKGQHYSNLWQGDFPTHNSGEDGYIKTSPVMSFPANGYGLYDMVGNAWEWTSDWWSVHHTADRQHNPKGPPSGTDKVKKGGSYMCHKSYCYRYRCAARSQNTPDSSASNLGFRCVSQEPP; this is encoded by the exons ATGTTATGCTATGTTGCGTTTCATgcgttttttttaatgatttgtaCAGCTTCTGTTCAGGTTGTTGAAGTAAGATCGAATGATCCAACCCCGACAGAACCGGAGGCACAGAGCTGTGGCTGTCACAACCTGAAGAGAGATGTGCTTGTGACAACTGACAGTCATGCATCTGAAGACCCTGCTGTCAAATACTTACAAACCACAAATGAGAAGCCAACACTCAGTACTAAAGGTGGAGAAAAATCAGTTTCTGACAGTCAG ATGGTCCTGATTTCTGGAGGAGAGTTCCTGATGGGCACAGACAACCCTTGCATCCCGCCGGATGGGGAAGGACCCCAGCGCAGTGTCAACCTGGAGCCTTTCTTCATGGACGTCCATGAAGTCACAAACCACCAGTTCAAGAGTTTTATCAATGCCACAGGCTATGTCACTGAG GCAGAGACATTTGGAGACTCATTTGTTTTCGATGGAGTGTTAAGTGAGGCAACCAAAAGCCAAATCTCACAAGCT GTTgctgctgccccctggtggttgCCTGTCAAAGGGGCAGACTGGAAGCACCCTGAGGGCCCAGACTCCAGCATCACAGACAG TGAATCTGGTTGTGGGTCTAGGACGGACCACCCTGTACTGCATGTGTCATGGAGGGATGCTGTGGCGTACTGCTCCTGGGCCCAGAAGAGACTGCCCACAGAGGCAGAGTGGGAACACGCATGCAGGGGTGGCCTGAAGGACAG ATTGTATCCTTGGGGAAACAAGCTGACACCTAAAGGGCAACACTATTCAAACCTCTGGCAGGGAGACTTCCCCACACACAACTCTGGAGAGGATGGTTACATTAAAACCTCACCG gtgatgtcatttcctgccAATGGCTATGGCCTATACGACATGGTGGGAAATGCCTGGGAGTGGACATCTGACTGGTGGTCTGTACaccacactgcagacagacagcacaaccca AAAGGCCCACCATCAGGCACAGACAAGGTGAAGAAGGGAGGCTCGTACATGTGCCACAAG TCCTACTGCTACAGATACAGGTGTGCAGCCCGGAGCCAAAACACCCCAGACAGCTCTGCTTCCAACCTGGGGTTTCGCTGTGTCTCCCAGGAACCACCCTGA
- the LOC136946015 gene encoding uncharacterized protein translates to MKRTNARRVKETYFYGEHLTIDAMRDREDLPCCISIINNFPQLPEIEFHISKVVHVTTKSGLERILKSEGFRGFKGGFLGHDPHLLWWGLAIEDADIQIAEDRFLEKKALQKSMQEPFLTKFTTSPAFQMDKSRYGNFKFTFSLGDMLQKYREQICGGDGPVMRVYGTTVYKQEIMYTVIVHSPSVTEFDQYPDLNECGNDAVCIFNNNNIVWRAQALSETHYFKPVTHDERPHIIEAEEIVHLQGRAVVWDHVNVAFHVPQGQTLRLDKKSLIQNLTACEAADPFIGRWCANKNLRRPCTCCPCTLPEAQSIVAQLKVEERPEQTS, encoded by the coding sequence ATGAAGCGCACCAATGCCAGGAGGGTGAAAGAAACGTACTTCTATGGGGAACACTTGACCATAGACGCAATGCGAGATCGGGAGGATCTTCCTTGTTGTATCAGCATCATAAATAACTTTCCCCAGCTCCCAGAAATAGAGTTTCATATTTCCAAAGTAGTACATGTCACCACTAAGTCTGGCTTGGAAAGAATCTTGAAATCAGAGGGGTTTCGTGGATTTAAGGGGGGGTTTCTTGGACATGATCCACATCTCCTATGGTGGGGTTTGGCTATTGAAGATGCGGACATCCAAATTGCAGAGGACCGATTCCTGGAAAAGAAAGCCTTGCAGAAGAGCATGCAGGAACCCTTCCTAACCAAATTCACTACCTCACCAGCATTCCAGATGGACAAATCTCGTTATGGGAACTTTAAGTTTACTTTCAGTCTGGGGGACATGTTGCAGAAGTACAGGGAGCAGATTTGTGGTGGAGATGGGCCGGTAATGAGAGTGTATGGGACTACTGTTTACAAACAAGAGATCATGTACACTGTGATTGTCCACAGCCCCAGTGTGACGGAGTTTGACCAGTACCCAGATCTTAACGAATGTGGGAATGATGCTGTTTGTATatttaacaacaacaacattgtttGGCGGGCACAAGCATTGTCAGAAACTCATTATTTTAAGCCTGTAACTCACGACGAAAGGCCACACATTATAGAAGCAGAGGAGATTGTTCATTTGCAAGGAAGGGCAGTTGTCTGGGACCATGTGAACGTGGCGTTTCATGTGCCACAAGGCCAAACACTGAGACTAGACAAGAAGAGCCTTATCCAAAACCTCACTGCCTGTGAGGCTGCTGACCCATTCATTGGGCGGTGGTGTGCAAACAAAAACCTAAGACGTCCATGCACGTGTTGTCCTTGTACCCTCCCAGAGGCCCAAAGTATAGTTGCGCAGTTAAAAGTAGAGGAAAGACCGGAACAAACAAGTTAA
- the LOC136944046 gene encoding leucine-rich repeat neuronal protein 1-like: protein MALTSLPWPLLAWMCVVLNLPLVQAGECPRLCVCEIRPWFTPQSTYREATTVDCNDLRLTRIPTNLSADTQVLLLQSNSISHTTGELEVLYNLTELDLSQNNFSSVEAVGLTNMNQLTTLHLEENQISQLPDHCLQDLSNLQELYINHNQISSITPGAFSGLRSLLRLHLNSNKLRVIDSRWFEATPNLEILMIGENPVIGLLDMNFKPLGTLRSLVLAGMDLTDVPSNALVGLDNLESLSFYDNKLVRIPQLALQKVPNLKFLDLNKNPVHKIQEGDFRNMLRLKELGINNMVELVSFDRYALDNLPELTKLEATNNPKLSYIHRLAFRDVPSLESLMLNNNALNSIYQRTVEVLPNLREISLHSNPLRCDCVIQWMISNRTTVRFMEPLAMLCDSPLEFRGQHVREVKLQDSPEQCLPLISHDTFPSHLSLELGMSVSLDCRAMAEPEPEIYWVSPLGTKITMDTVLDRYHLSSEGTLRLSHVQVEDSGRYTCVAQNSEGADTRVTTIRVNGTLLDSAEVMKMYVKQTESHSILVSWKVNSNVMTSNLKWASATMKIDNPHITYTARVPVDVHEYNLTHLQPATEYEVCLTVSNVHLQTHKSCVNVTTRSVTFALDVSDQRPSAALLAVMATMLAFLSLATVGIYIARRWKRKNYHHSLKKYMQKTSSIPLNELYPPLINLWEADSEKDKEGCVEGKPSPVDTTRSYYMW from the coding sequence atggctctcacctctctcccatgGCCTCTGTTGGCTTGGATGTGTGTGGTACTGAATCTGCCCCTGGTGCAGGCTGGGGAATGCCctcgactatgtgtgtgtgagatccgGCCCTGGTTTACTCCTCAGTCCACCTACAGGGAGGCCACCACTGTGGACTGTAATGATCTGAGGCTAACTCGCATCCCCACCAACCTGTCAGCGGACACCCAGGTTCTGCTGCTCCAGAGCAACTCCATTTCCCACACGACCGGTGAGCTGGAGGTCCTGTACAACCTGACGGAGCTGGACCTTTCCCAAAACAACTTCAGCAGTGTGGAGGCGGTGGGCCTGACCAACATGAACCAACTGACAACCCTGCACTTGGAGGAGAACCAGATCAGTCAGCTGCCAGACCACTGTCTGCAGGACCTGTCTAACCTGCAAGAGCTCTACATCAACCACAACCAAATCAGCTCCATCACTCCTGGGGCCTTCTCTGGCCTGCGCAGCCTTCTGCGCCTCCACCTCAACTCAAACAAGCTCCGGGTCATTGATAGCCGCTGGTTCGAGGCCACCCCCAACCTGGAGATCCTCATGATTGGAGAGAACCCAGTCATTGGTCTCCTGGACATGAATTTCAAACCTCTAGGGACTCTGCGGAGTCTGGTGCTGGCTGGTATGGATCTCACCGACGTTCCCAGTAATGCTCTAGTGGGTTTAGACAACCTGGAGAGTTTATCCTTCTATGACAACAAGCTGGTCCGAATCCCTCAGCTGGCTCTGCAGAAGGTTCCCAATCTGAAATTCCTAGATCTAAACAAAAACCCTGTTCACAAGATCCAGGAGGGAGACTTCAGGAACATGCTGCGTCTGAAGGAGTTGGGCATCAACAACATGGTGGAGCTGGTATCCTTTGACCGTTACGCACTAGACAACCTACCTGAACTTACCAAGCTGGAGGCCACCAACAACCCCAAACTTTCCTACATCCACCGACTGGCCTTCAGGGACGTGCCCTCTCTAGAGAGCCTGATGCTTAACAACAATGCCCTCAATTCGATTTACCAGCGCACTGTGGAGGTTCTGCCCAATCTAAGGGAGATCAGCCTCCACAGCAATCCTTTGCGTTGCGACTGCGTCATACAGTGGATGATCTCCAACCGAACCACAGTTCGTTTCATGGAGCCCCTCGCCATGCTTTGTGATTCTCCACTCGAGTTTCGGGGCCAGCATGTCAGAGAGGTGAAGCTCCAGGACTCTCCAGAACAGTGTCTGCCCCTCATCTCCCACGACACCTTCCCCAGCCACCTGAGCCTGGAGCTGGGCATGAGTGTCAGCCTGGACTGCCGGGCCATGGCCGAGCCCGAGCCCGAGATCTACTGGGTCTCCCCTCTGGGGACCAAGATCACCATGGACACCGTGTTAGATCGCTACCACCTGAGCAGCGAGGGGACCCTGAGGCTGTCTCATGTACAGGTGGAGGATTCTGGCCGCTACACCTGCGTGGCCCAGAACTCAGAGGGAGCGGACACCCGCGTCACTACCATCCGTGTCAACGGAACCCTACTGGACAGTGCCGAGGTCATGAAAATGTACGTCAAGCAGACCGAGTCCCACTCCATCCTGGTCTCCTGGAAGGTCAACTCCAATGTCATGACCTCCAACCTAAAATGGGCCTCGGCAACGATGAAGATCGACAACCCCCACATCACGTACACTGCACGTGTCCCTGTGGACGTCCACGAATacaacctcacacacctgcaaccCGCCACCGAGTACGAGGTGTGTCTCACCGTCTCCAACGTCCACCTGCAGACCCACAAGTCATGCGTCAACGTGACAACCCGCAGTGTCACCTTCGCTCTGGATGTGTCTGACCAGCGTCCCAGCGCCGCTCTTCTGGCTGTCATGGCCACCATGCTGGCCTTCCTCAGCTTGGCCACGGTGGGCATCTACATTGCCCGCCGATGGAAGAGGAAGAACTACCACCATTCCTTGAAGAAGTACATGCAGAAGACATCCTCCATTCCCCTCAATGAGCTCTACCCACCTCTAATCAACCTGTGGGAGGCAGACAGTGAGAAGGACaaggagggctgtgtggagggCAAACCTTCTCCTGTGGACACCACTCGTAGCTACTACATGTGGTGA